Proteins from a single region of Bos javanicus breed banteng chromosome 7, ARS-OSU_banteng_1.0, whole genome shotgun sequence:
- the GRXCR2 gene encoding glutaredoxin domain-containing cysteine-rich protein 2, translating into MEDPKKKLTQKSDGKPRKVRFKISSSYSGRVLKQVFEDGQELESPKEEYPHSFLQESLEPMDGVYGSGEVPKPQPYSPKLTAQRISVFREGSAYTLAGSQHFFNDYKANDHKSPPIIDFGKIIIYTNNLKIIRTPMDKRDFMRKMLQKEEEAEEESLMSKEEICAHQNHGPLPEMEGTFPHNQYPQEGEHPEDNCFHCRGSGSATCSLCHGSKFSMLANRFKESYRALRCPACNENGLQPCQICNQ; encoded by the exons ATGGAGGACCCCAAGAAGAAGCTGACCCAGAAGAGTGACGGCAAACCCCGGAAAGTCCGATTTAAAATCTCTTCCTCCTACAGCGGCCGTGTGTTGAAGCAAGTCTTTGAAGACGGGCAGGAATTAGAGTCACCAAAGGAGGAATACCCTCACAGTTTCCTCCAAGAGTCCCTTGAACCAATGGATGGTGTTTACGGATCTGGGGAAGTCCCGAAGCCCCAGCCGTACTCTCCCAAGCTGACTGCTCAGAGGATCAGCGTGTTTCGAGAGGGTAGTGCCTACACCTTGGCGGGGAGCCAGCATTTCTTCAATGATTACAAGGCCAATGACCATAAG TCCCCACCTATTATAGATTTTGGAAAGATAATCATCTACACGAATAACCTGAAAATCATTCGAACTCCAATGGACAAGAGAGATTTCATGAGGAAAATGCTCCAAAAGGAAGAGGAGGCCGAGGAAGAGTCTCTGATGAGCAAAGAAGAAATCTGTGCACACCAGAACCATGGTCCTTTGCCAGAGATGGAAGGCACCTTCCCCCATAACCAGTACCCACAG GAAGGGGAGCATCCCGAGGACAACTGTTTCCACTGCCGAGGGTCGGGCAGTGCCACCTGCTCTCTGTGCCACGGCAGCAAGTTCTCGATGCTGGCCAACAGATTTAAGGAGTCCTATCGGGCCCTGCGGTGCCCTGCCTGCAATGAGAATGGCCTGCAGCCTTGCCAGATCTGCAATCAATAG